A region from the Acidobacteriota bacterium genome encodes:
- a CDS encoding MBL fold metallo-hydrolase, which produces MRICILGSGSGGNCTVVSSGSTHLLIDCGLPSRRTVAALRGMGIEPGDLAGIFVSHEHGDHVYGLKPFLKHHRVPVFLSAATSAGVTVSGVEMRRETFVVGEDLSLGDLVVTPFPIPHDAADPCGFLVRGADALLAHVTDTGCLTEVVKQRIRGAHCLVIESNHDEEMLKVGPYPWDLKQRVLGRLGHLSNRALADFLLEDFDGVARTVVLAHLSLKNNHPELARVSAREALDRRFGGRASRIELLLTRQDAATPVIPVRPD; this is translated from the coding sequence TTGCGCATCTGCATTCTCGGCAGCGGCAGCGGCGGCAACTGCACGGTCGTGTCGTCGGGGAGCACCCACCTTCTCATCGACTGCGGCCTTCCGTCCAGGCGGACGGTGGCGGCCCTCCGCGGCATGGGCATCGAACCCGGCGACCTGGCCGGCATCTTCGTCTCCCACGAGCACGGCGACCACGTCTACGGGCTAAAACCGTTCCTCAAGCACCACCGCGTCCCCGTTTTCCTGTCGGCGGCCACCTCGGCGGGCGTGACGGTGTCCGGCGTGGAAATGCGCCGGGAAACCTTCGTCGTCGGCGAGGACCTTTCCCTGGGCGACCTCGTGGTGACCCCCTTCCCCATTCCCCACGACGCGGCGGACCCCTGCGGTTTCCTGGTCCGCGGGGCCGACGCCCTCCTCGCTCACGTCACGGACACCGGGTGCCTCACGGAAGTGGTGAAACAGCGCATCCGCGGGGCGCACTGCCTGGTCATCGAGTCCAACCACGACGAGGAGATGCTCAAGGTCGGCCCCTACCCCTGGGACCTCAAGCAGCGTGTCCTGGGCCGGCTGGGGCACCTGAGCAACCGCGCCCTGGCGGACTTCCTCCTGGAGGACTTCGACGGCGTGGCCCGGACCGTGGTCCTCGCCCACCTCAGCCTCAAGAACAACCACCCGGAGCTTGCGCGTGTTTCCGCCCGGGAGGCCCTCGACCGCCGGTTCGGCGGCCGGGCGTCCCGCATCGAACTCCTGCTGACCCGCCAGGACGCCGCCACCCCCGTCATCCCCGTCCGCCCCGATTGA